The Agreia sp. COWG nucleotide sequence GTCTTCTCGGCGGGCGACGTGATCGATGACACCTACCGCCAGGCCGTCACGGCGGCGGCATCTGGCACCGTGGCGGCACTCGACGCGGAGCACTACCTCGCGGGTTTAGCCCAAGCGGCCCACGTGCAGCCTGACGCCGCCGCTGCAGAGCTCATCACCGCCAACTAGTCCTCGACACCCAACGAAAGAAGACATCATGTCCAACGCAAAGGCAGTCACCGACGCCAGCTTCGATGCCGACGTTTTGAACTCCGACAAGACCATCCTGGTCGACTTCTGGGCCGAATGGTGTGGTCCCTGTCGCGCCGTCGGCCCGATCCTCGATCAGATCGCCGACGAGCACGGCGACAAGATCCAGGTCGTCAAGCTGAACGTCGACGAGAATCCCCAGACCGCGGCGAAATACATGATCACGTCGATCCCCGCCATGAAGGTCTACAAGGGCGGAGAAGTCGTCAAGACCGTCATCGGCGCCAAGCCGAAGGCCGCCCTCGAGAAAGATCTCGCTGAGTTCATCGCGTAACCACCCGCACCCGTTCGTCAGGCCCGTTGCCCAGTGCAGCGGGCCTGACGCGGTTAAGGGCCACATCGCCGTCCGTGGCTCCGGATGCGCCGGGCTCGGCCTTCGACACGCCCGGCGCTGGTTATCATGTAATTTCGGCTGATATCGCTGTGGTATCCGACGGTCCGCAAACAGGAAGCACTCGTGAGCGACAACACTCGACTAGGCAACGGAACGAACCTCGACCCCTGGTACGGAAACTACGCCGCCCGGGCAGCAGGTCTCGCCGCCTCCGAGGTACGCGCCCTGTTCGCCGTCGCCTCCCGCCCCGAGGTCGTCTCGCTCGCCGGAGGCATGCCCTTCGTGGCCGGACTGCCACAGGACCTCGTGATCGATGCCATGAACCGCGTGATGACAGGCAACGGCGCCGCGGCACTGCAGTACGGCTCCGGTCAGGGCGTGCCCGCGTTGCGGGAGCAGATCCTCGACGTGATGGCTCTCGAGGGCATCAAGGCGGGCGTCGACGACGTCGTCGTCACCACGGGCTCCCAGCACGCCCTCGAACTGGTCAGCAAACTCTTCCTCGATCCCGGAGACGTGGTTCTCTCAGAGGGCCCCAGCTACGTGACGGCCGTCGTCATCTTCAAGTCGTACCAGGCCGAGATCGAACACGTGCCGATGGATGAGCACGGTCTGATCCCCGAGGCGCTGCGTGAGCACATCGCGAATCTCAAGCGGGCCGGCAAGCGCATCAAGTTCCTCTACACGATTCCCACCTTCCACAATCCCGCCGGCGTGACCCTCAGCTGGGAGCGACGCGTCGAGATCCTCGAGATCTGCCGGTCAGAGGGTATTTTGGTTCTCGAGGACAACCCGTACG carries:
- the trxA gene encoding thioredoxin; translation: MMSNAKAVTDASFDADVLNSDKTILVDFWAEWCGPCRAVGPILDQIADEHGDKIQVVKLNVDENPQTAAKYMITSIPAMKVYKGGEVVKTVIGAKPKAALEKDLAEFIA
- a CDS encoding PLP-dependent aminotransferase family protein, yielding MSDNTRLGNGTNLDPWYGNYAARAAGLAASEVRALFAVASRPEVVSLAGGMPFVAGLPQDLVIDAMNRVMTGNGAAALQYGSGQGVPALREQILDVMALEGIKAGVDDVVVTTGSQHALELVSKLFLDPGDVVLSEGPSYVTAVVIFKSYQAEIEHVPMDEHGLIPEALREHIANLKRAGKRIKFLYTIPTFHNPAGVTLSWERRVEILEICRSEGILVLEDNPYGLLYFDQKPPAAIRSLDTDGVIYLGTFSKTLAPGFRVGWALAPHAIREKLILANEAAVLSPSSFSQLIISEYLATADWKGQIDTFRGIYRERKETMLSALTEYLPDLTWTDPNGGFYVWLTLPDYLDSKQMLPRAVTELVAYTPGTAFFGDGGGRNNIRLSFCYPTPEQIRLGIRRLTSVVNAEIDLLESFSATGPLTSVRGTNSFTSPPPNTN